The Aspergillus luchuensis IFO 4308 DNA, chromosome 4, nearly complete sequence DNA window GAAATGTTCGCGGTCCTGAGTACAGCTGGTGATCTCGCTAGTGCTGGCATGGTGTACAGGTCCCAGTTCAATGCCTTCCGCCGTTCGAGAGCTGTGGTGAAGATACTGATAGGTTTTCGTCTGAAGTGACAGCCAACGCCATAAACGCGTTCGGTCTGGCAACAAGTCTTTGATCATGCTTGAGTTCAAAGATGGCAATGGTCACACGCGGGGCTGTCAAGGAGATGCTGGCTTTTCAGGAGTCTGAAATTCTCACAACGAAGGCCCGATCGGTGTCCTGCTTATAGCCTGATTCAATGAGGCTGAGCCTTTCCCAAATCAAACCTTTGACCGATGCGGATGCACGGTGCCCGAAGCTATGGCGGCCATGTCCCCGTGCGATCGGCTAGACCGTAACGCGCGGGGCTCAGACAGATTGTTTGAGGCCATGCTTGGGCATTTCGAGGTCTCAGCCTCGCCAGCCTCGCCAGCCTCGCTTATGTTTGAAGGCCGCTAGAAGAAGCTCGGATGTCCCCGAGGAAAGTTCCAGGCCGCTTACCATTGGTCTAGAGGCCCATGCTGATTGAAATGTCCAAAGCTTGATCTCGTGAACGAGACGCTTACCCTAACCCTCATGGATGATGTAAATGTTTAATCCAAAGCACATTATCTGAGTTTCAGATAATCACCCTGTCCTGATTGGTTGTTGTACACTCAGTATTGAGACCACATATGCCTTCTTACGAAACTGAGCTCTCAGACTGAAAGTTTTGTTCACAATAATAGCATCGTCCAATCTGGACAGGTCATTGATTCCTAAGTGACCACTCGGGTGcctactaagtactaaggTATAGTTGAGATATTCACGAATACAGCTGAGCTGAATTCCATCGAGGATATATTCAGATGGAGACGACCTTCTTGGTCTTTCCAAAAAAGTTCTAGAATTTAATGGATTTCATCATAGCTAACAAGCTGCATTTGCGCATACAGTTTAGTGATCCAGCGACCATTCCAAGACCAATGAAGGGCTTTGGATTTTGAGTTATAATGCTCCATACTGACTTCGGTCTCCTTGGACCCTTTGGTCCAAACTTTCGAGTGCGTTATTTTCTGACCGAGTCAGCCGGCTTGCACAAGACTGCAATGCATTCATTATAGAAGAAGGCTGATGCTTCCGTACCTATGTGGGTCATTCCGGTCGATATACTTTTAGTACCATCTGATCAAAAGCTGGTATGGCCGATAACACGCCACTACTAACTAAGTACTTCTTATGAGCCAGTCACAATATGTTCAGATGGGATAGCAATGACCATACACAATGCAACTTCCGCCGATCTTCCAGACAATCCCAACTCATGGAAAGTGGTCTGGAATTCCATCGGTTGCACAGGAACGCACGGGATCGTGCAGCACGTGCGAAAGCGAGGATGTCTGATaacaaaaagagaaggaaaacgATAGTGTTCGTATGTACGTCATCGAATGCCAATCTTTTTAAACCGGTTGATGGTGCGTAAAATTGCAATTTTCAAAAGTCTCCTCAGTTCTATATTGTTTGCCAATCTCGCGATAACATTTCTTTCATGACAGGAAGCATGGCCATTCAGAACAAATGGTTCTATCCAAGCGACATAGCCCATGACTTGGATGACATCGATCTACCAAGAGAGGTGAAGGTTGAAATCCTGGCATGTGCTTGGGAATACACCCGATGTGTGATACCACAATACAGTAATTGGAAGCGCTATGTCGCTTTCATGCGTCTTATGACTATCGGCGTCATCAGCGAGTTCCGAGGGGATCTGGTGGACGTGATTGACGGTCCCCGAGTCCTTGCCTATAATCTCGATAGTCTCTTACACGAACTCTTCCATGATACACCAGGGCATCAGGCCATGGTTCTTGAATTCAAGTCTTTCCTTCTAGTCACATCCGAGAAGACAAGCCACAGGCGTTCCAACAGTGAGATGTTCCGTCGGTACGTGAACGCCCTCGTCAGCTCACCACAACAATGGTTTCGGATGCGGGATTGTGACGCCTTAGCCCGCTTCACGATTGCTGCAGGTCTCGCCTGTAATGACCTCCTGGACATATGGTACACAGACACGCAGTATGACATTCTATGCGAGATAGGAGCTACCATGTATGACGCGGTAGCCTTTTTCAAGCATCAGTCAGAAGGCGAGACAAATAGCACCTTTGCCTACATGCCGGAAGATGAGCGCATCAGTGCATTTCAAGGAGTGCGTCAAGTCCTATGGGCATTGGATGTAGCAATGGCAGACGTGCCCGGACATGCAATCgtcaccaacttcctccgCAACGTTGGTGGGCCAATTCTCATGACGATGCGGCGATATCGGTTTGTCGAAGAGGGGCTTACCATTGGTAAGACGGAGTCtgaggatatcatcaacgAAACTCGGCAGAACTTCAAGCTTTGGACTCGCTTGGACGCGGGTCCAGCCACGTTCCTCGATATTAAGCACTATCAGATGATTCTTTCCCGGAGTGATGATCTCATGTTCCCGGGTTTAGCGGAATGGCTGGAAGCCGACAGCCAGCATTGTACCCAGTGTGTATACCGCAAGGCATATGGCGCACAGAGGGCCCATTGCTTCGGCGGCGTGGAACTCTGCAGTCAGTGTCGTGATGAGTGGGGCCAGTACCTCAGGACGCTGCCTGGTCGCACGAAGCAAGCATTTCCGGATCTTGCCCTGGAGATATAATGTTTGGATCTAGTAGTTAGCGACTAGTAACaaggaaacaaagaaatgaAACAAGAATTGGTGTGCTTTCGCAGATGAAATAGTGGTTTGTTGTCTTCACAGCTCTTTGGTTCATACTTACTCGCATTATATGGTCATACTTACTCTCGCTATAGGGGCCACGATCAAATCTACGGACGGAGTAGGAAGGGGTCTGACTGCTACATGGGATAAAGTTTATAGACCGCTTCATTCAAGCGAGTGGATACCTAGCGCGATAGAGATAGAGATAGTCCTTGATGTGTACCAAATAGAACTACCATCCCAGAGTACAAGGTCAATCACTCTGAGTCAGATCACCAGCAGGCTTCAGCGACAAATTCTATGGAATGTACTATCCTTCACTTGATCCGCTCCAAGACAAAATACAAACGGTCTCCATCCTGGCTCAAAGTATCATGTTCGGGGCTATCCATCACCCCAATGACGGTACTCTCGTCAACATAGCGAAAATAGTCAATAACAGGCCGTTCATTATAGACCATCGCGGCAGACACAACGTCATTATATTTGACCTCACGAATCTTGACAATCAGCCGTCAATACTACAACAAGTGGAAAGGAAAACATACCCTCGCGCCACCCcagttggggttggggaacCGACAACCTTTATCGTCAAGACACACCATGGGATCAACATGGTCGACTCCGTGGAAATCCTTGCCAGCCCATTTAACTGTCTCAAGGATCTCCACGAGCTTGTTGCCCGTCAGAACAGGAAGACCTTTCCATTCGCCTAGCATGAAGCTTGGTTGGACAGGGGGTCTCTCGTCGAAGTAGGCCTTGGCTTCAGTGAGGCTAATGGGCTGGTTGGCACGGATACGTTCTATGATGCTGGGACATGAGGTATTAGTGCCGGGTTTCCATAAACTCAATTTTCATAGCGCTACCTGGTCATGGTGTCTGATTCGAGGGAGTATATCCTCGTCTTATGATTGATGAGGAATGCAGAACTTCAAGGGAGGTCTGAACTACTTATTTGTATGCTTCAATTTTCTTATGTGTAACGTCATATCTATTCTCACTCACTCCCTACATACTGAGTGTGTAACATGCAAATATCCAGAACCTGTTGCCAGCCGAGTCACATTTTGGTGCTAGTGATCTTTACCAGGGAGATCTACGTTCGAAAGGTATGTGACGAAACTGCTCTAGAGTTTATCCCTTACCGGGGTCTGTCAGCCGGAAATGCCCTTACTTTGCTGTTGCGAACGGCATGTTGGCAACATGCAACATGCTATATAAGGCGGCACCACCATGACCCTGAACGGGCAGTGGGTCTGTCTGCGTGCTGGCTGCTCGATGCCCAATGGGGTGTCAAGCTAAAGTGTTAGCAGCCTGAAGTACAAAGAACGGTCGGTTAGGCCCTGAAGCGAGCTGCAGTTGGCAGTTTGCGGCAGTAACAAGGGTTGCTGATTAAGCTAGATCGTCCTGCTAGTTAGTTAAGTACCAACTCTTATTTAAGATAGTATGGTTCAGCCTCATGCGTGCTATGAGATAATCACAGTATAGAGACCATAACTTGACATCAGTCGCCAGTATTGATTGGAACCTACTCACGATAGGGGGGgggaaacaaagaaacagGAGCCGAGATACAGCCTCAAACAGGGATGCCCATCCTGGGCCATCTTTAGGACTTCCTAGAATAGAATAGCTTCTCATCCAACCTGTCAGAACCCAGCTGGACTGGACGATCGCATACACTACTGCCTGGCCATCACAGACTAAGATATATCCGAGGGATCCAGGCTCTGCCCCGGTTGTCCATCGGGGACATTTAAAGCCAGCCCACCGAGCGTTACTCCGCTCAAGAAAGTACGAGCTTGAGCCACCATGGCACCCCTTAAGACCGTCCTGATCACCGGCTGCTCCGCCAACGGCATCGGATCGGCCCTGGCCGAGGCCCTCGCCAATCAAGGCCACCACGTCTTCGCCACTGCGCGCTCACCTTTCAAGATTCCATCGTCTCTCACCACTCTGTCCAATGTAACCCCTCTCCAGCTCGACGTCACCTCATCGGAATCCGTAGCTGCTGCAGTCCAGGCCGTCGAGCATCACGGAGCAGGCCTCGATATACTCATAAACAATGCTGGCTCCGGTTACACCATGCCGCTGCTGGACATCGACCTCGCCCAGGCCCAGCAGGTCTACGAGACCAATATCTGGGGACCGTTGCGCCTTATACAAGCCGTAGCACCATTGCTGTTATCCCGCGGAGGACGCGTCGTCAACATAAGCAGCGTGGGTGCTGTAGTCCCCACGCCATGGATCGGTACATCAATCTCCTTCCCGCGGTCGCCATGCAGTGTCACATTAACAACGTGATACAGGCATCTACTCATCCTCGAAATCCGCCCTGAGCAATCTCTCCGAGACTCTTCGACTCGAACTCGCGCCACTAGGCGTATCCGTGACCACGCTCATGATCGGCACCGTCACGACGCCCTTCCACGCAAACGAGCCCACATTTACCCTCCCACCAAGCTCGCGGTATGCAGCTATCGCGCAGACCATCTCCCGCTGGGCGTCGGGTGAGGCTAGTCCTAAGGGATGCTCGGCACAGGAACTGGCGGATTTGATTCTGCCTGATGTACTGGGTACAACAGGAAATGGCATGCTCTGGCGCGGGCCGAACAGTGGTGTGGTGAAGTTTGTTTCTCAATGGGTGCCGGGGTGGTTGGCTGTGAGTTTGTCCTACTCT harbors:
- a CDS encoding uncharacterized protein (COG:S;~EggNog:ENOG410PIUG); translated protein: MFRWDSNDHTQCNFRRSSRQSQLMESGLEFHRLHRNARDRAARAKARMSDNKKRRKTIVFVCTSSNANLFKPVDGSMAIQNKWFYPSDIAHDLDDIDLPREVKVEILACAWEYTRCVIPQYSNWKRYVAFMRLMTIGVISEFRGDLVDVIDGPRVLAYNLDSLLHELFHDTPGHQAMVLEFKSFLLVTSEKTSHRRSNSEMFRRYVNALVSSPQQWFRMRDCDALARFTIAAGLACNDLLDIWYTDTQYDILCEIGATMYDAVAFFKHQSEGETNSTFAYMPEDERISAFQGVRQVLWALDVAMADVPGHAIVTNFLRNVGGPILMTMRRYRFVEEGLTIGKTESEDIINETRQNFKLWTRLDAGPATFLDIKHYQMILSRSDDLMFPGLAEWLEADSQHCTQCVYRKAYGAQRAHCFGGVELCSQCRDEWGQYLRTLPGRTKQAFPDLALEI
- a CDS encoding SDR family oxidoreductase (COG:Q;~EggNog:ENOG410PJ8G;~InterPro:IPR002347,IPR036291,IPR020904;~PFAM:PF00106,PF08643,PF13561,PF08659,PF01370;~go_function: GO:0016491 - oxidoreductase activity [Evidence IEA];~go_process: GO:0055114 - oxidation-reduction process [Evidence IEA]) encodes the protein MAPLKTVLITGCSANGIGSALAEALANQGHHVFATARSPFKIPSSLTTLSNVTPLQLDVTSSESVAAAVQAVEHHGAGLDILINNAGSGYTMPLLDIDLAQAQQVYETNIWGPLRLIQAVAPLLLSRGGRVVNISSVGAVVPTPWIGIYSSSKSALSNLSETLRLELAPLGVSVTTLMIGTVTTPFHANEPTFTLPPSSRYAAIAQTISRWASGEASPKGCSAQELADLILPDVLGTTGNGMLWRGPNSGVVKFVSQWVPGWLADRMMSTGQGLDELAASQSK
- a CDS encoding DUF4334 domain-containing protein (COG:S;~EggNog:ENOG410PY9H;~InterPro:IPR025568,IPR025951;~PFAM:PF14232,PF14231), giving the protein MTSIIERIRANQPISLTEAKAYFDERPPVQPSFMLGEWKGLPVLTGNKLVEILETVKWAGKDFHGVDHVDPMVCLDDKGCRFPNPNWGGARIREVKYNDVVSAAMVYNERPVIDYFRYVDESTVIGVMDSPEHDTLSQDGDRLYFVLERIK